The bacterium genome includes a region encoding these proteins:
- a CDS encoding M64 family metallopeptidase, producing the protein RELDAWFAKSGLGGVVGAFEGAGYCNEGMYRAQLDCIMFTKGLKSFCAACARGIREVAATYTE; encoded by the coding sequence GCGTGAGCTCGACGCCTGGTTCGCGAAGTCGGGCCTGGGAGGGGTCGTCGGCGCCTTCGAGGGTGCGGGCTACTGCAACGAGGGCATGTACCGCGCGCAGCTCGACTGCATCATGTTCACCAAGGGGCTCAAGTCGTTCTGTGCCGCCTGCGCGCGGGGGATCAGGGAGGTGGCGGCGACCTACACGGAGTGA